Proteins from a genomic interval of Paenibacillus sp. FSL H8-0048:
- a CDS encoding cohesin domain-containing protein — translation MKKVLLIIVLLFAALPLQGAFADISSGDKPKTIRINFGKTYSINEFHVSGMGRFDSFKFFDKNGDQTFNVNFASTIPLNASTSSTFSTEYMVITLSANSSLSTVELFNGGGSPIGVFTDTDFIDLDPTPTPKPKGLLYGLNLNLSRAPGVLGSYYNQPTDGDDTTFMSIESGQYLWYSFPTPQNLHTLRVVSEESGGVYFAALDSSGNAIASVTSVPGGDQTIKIDAKNVKTVYLLRQYSGRKVMTFDVFGERSTPTPTPTPTVAPEPTPSPTPTATPEPTPSPTPTPALKPTLDVAITPEKIGLGKEFTADVSLKNVKDIYAEDFEVKYDKEHLQYLGFEEVAGYKVYNKPVDQNGAVRFVVASQGEEYGINKDTVVVKLKFKAKAKGTAVVDATKARIADTEEEYDLEKDNCLEDSIIIEATDVNKSGTYTLVDLAIDARYFKYFAPDVDPVKYNAQQAGDEYVNDDDLLFIVDQILNNPDYLPNT, via the coding sequence TTGAAAAAGGTATTATTAATCATCGTTTTACTGTTTGCGGCGCTGCCTTTGCAGGGGGCTTTTGCAGACATTTCGTCTGGTGATAAGCCAAAGACGATAAGAATCAATTTCGGTAAAACCTATAGCATAAATGAATTTCATGTTAGTGGAATGGGCAGGTTTGATTCTTTTAAATTTTTCGACAAAAATGGCGACCAGACTTTCAACGTTAATTTCGCTTCAACTATTCCGTTAAATGCAAGTACTAGTTCAACCTTCAGTACCGAGTATATGGTAATTACGCTATCTGCGAATTCATCACTTAGCACGGTGGAACTGTTTAACGGAGGCGGTAGTCCAATAGGGGTTTTTACTGATACTGATTTTATTGATCTTGACCCGACACCAACACCTAAACCTAAAGGGCTTTTGTATGGACTGAATTTGAATCTCAGTAGAGCTCCTGGGGTTCTTGGAAGTTATTACAATCAACCTACTGATGGTGATGATACTACTTTTATGAGCATAGAATCCGGGCAGTATCTATGGTATTCCTTCCCTACTCCCCAGAATTTACACACTTTACGTGTTGTAAGCGAGGAATCAGGTGGTGTGTACTTTGCGGCATTGGATTCAAGTGGTAATGCGATAGCTTCGGTTACAAGCGTTCCTGGTGGTGATCAGACTATAAAAATAGATGCAAAAAATGTTAAAACCGTTTACTTGCTTAGACAGTATAGTGGTAGGAAAGTTATGACTTTTGATGTTTTCGGGGAAAGGTCAACGCCGACACCAACGCCGACACCTACTGTTGCACCCGAACCAACACCAAGCCCTACGCCAACTGCTACACCTGAACCAACACCAAGTCCTACACCAACACCGGCCTTGAAGCCAACTCTTGATGTAGCTATTACACCAGAAAAGATTGGTTTAGGCAAAGAATTTACAGCTGATGTATCACTGAAAAATGTGAAAGATATTTATGCTGAAGACTTTGAAGTGAAGTATGACAAAGAGCACTTGCAATATCTCGGGTTTGAAGAGGTAGCCGGTTATAAAGTATACAATAAACCCGTTGATCAAAACGGTGCTGTCCGTTTTGTAGTAGCCAGTCAGGGTGAAGAATACGGCATCAACAAAGATACGGTTGTCGTAAAACTCAAATTCAAAGCCAAGGCTAAAGGCACAGCAGTCGTCGATGCAACTAAAGCGAGGATTGCAGATACCGAAGAGGAATATGACTTGGAGAAGGATAACTGCCTGGAAGACAGTATCATCATTGAAGCAACTGACGTCAACAAGTCTGGTACGTACACCCTTGTTGACCTTGCGATTGATGCCAGATACTTCAAGTATTTCGCCCCCGATGTTGATCCGGTAAAGTATAATGCTCAGCAAGCCGGTGATGAATATGTCAATGATGATGACCTGCTCTTTATTGTTGATCAAATTCTAAACAATCCAGATTATCTGCCTAATACTTAA
- a CDS encoding DUF6809 family protein, which yields MKSLLEKLYHGHLHPSENVIPSDPQYTELCQQTSEIIETWKRRLTEEEFQQLEALLDLNAQTHGMELSSIFKYGFRLGAGIMVEVLTGEEDLASRLSSVGDKNQ from the coding sequence ATGAAGAGTCTTTTAGAGAAGCTATATCATGGCCATTTGCATCCGAGCGAAAACGTAATACCTAGTGACCCACAATACACTGAATTATGTCAACAAACATCTGAAATCATAGAGACCTGGAAGAGACGACTTACGGAAGAGGAGTTCCAACAACTTGAAGCATTGTTAGACCTAAATGCACAAACACACGGCATGGAGCTATCCTCGATTTTCAAATATGGCTTCCGTCTGGGAGCAGGCATTATGGTAGAGGTTTTAACGGGGGAGGAGGATCTTGCTAGTAGATTGAGTAGTGTTGGTGATAAAAATCAGTGA
- a CDS encoding helix-turn-helix domain-containing protein, producing the protein MALKSEEIFGQVLKTIRKRNKMSQEKLAFESNLDRTYISMLERGIHQPTLNSLLALAEALNMKASELVRLVEEEIAEAK; encoded by the coding sequence ATGGCCTTGAAATCAGAAGAGATCTTTGGGCAAGTATTAAAGACGATTCGGAAGAGAAACAAGATGAGTCAAGAGAAGTTAGCCTTTGAAAGTAATCTTGATCGGACTTACATATCGATGCTTGAACGAGGGATTCACCAGCCTACGCTGAACTCATTACTGGCGCTTGCTGAGGCGTTGAATATGAAGGCATCGGAATTGGTTAGGCTTGTGGAGGAAGAGATTGCGGAAGCCAAGTGA
- a CDS encoding sensor histidine kinase, with translation MKIQQRMAFHFTYQLIFYALAIVTIALAACIMFFQNMTSNEIRRNFPVGVLEQISQEAQYKDGKLHIFSQWSKLIEEKEMWLQVVNAQGDVVYSINTTQYSALPASYSTAQLLDIQETRRLGAYDVQTQMNFSFQDPLLYVLGYPTPDLDQLTAWFNAYEQQGVVRREAVPLLEQQLRETGSYLQVINSESNTVQGIGDQSYVQRAYRPLDILAIQQSPDNYDAGIVAHRDEPSGMTWIVYTPHAAGLPLKHPVLENVTPRLIWIAVLILILALSISIWHGYRFGRPLILFAGWFERMGQGQYDEVLTAKDKRKVFRRNGTMRTRNRLYQEVIQAFYQMTHQLAQIERDRKRLEKEQAEWMSGISHDLRTPLATIQGYGYMLEKLPEQWSQEEMRIMGATIREKGDYMLELISDFSLIHQLKQSNSIMVRRETDLAELVRCSVLKYVNDATMSEYLFHYTGEEDSLLIQADVTWLQRLMDNLLSNAVKHNPPGTTITVTLTRVHDKACIRVLDNGKGMDEETLHHLFNRYYRGTNTEESTDGSGLGMSIAKTIVEAHGGEIKVQSTTGQGTEFEIILPC, from the coding sequence ATGAAGATTCAGCAACGTATGGCTTTCCACTTCACGTATCAGTTGATTTTCTATGCGCTGGCGATTGTGACCATTGCCTTGGCTGCCTGCATCATGTTCTTCCAGAACATGACCAGCAATGAGATCCGCCGGAACTTTCCGGTTGGCGTCCTGGAGCAGATCTCCCAAGAAGCCCAGTATAAAGACGGGAAGCTTCACATCTTCTCCCAGTGGAGCAAGCTAATTGAGGAGAAAGAGATGTGGCTGCAGGTGGTTAATGCACAAGGAGACGTAGTATACAGCATTAATACAACACAGTATTCTGCCCTGCCTGCCTCCTACTCCACCGCTCAATTGCTCGATATCCAGGAGACACGGAGACTCGGGGCTTATGATGTACAGACACAAATGAACTTCTCGTTTCAGGACCCGCTGCTATATGTGCTCGGCTATCCAACCCCTGACCTCGACCAGCTTACGGCGTGGTTCAACGCATACGAACAGCAGGGTGTGGTAAGAAGAGAAGCCGTTCCCCTCTTGGAACAGCAGCTTCGGGAGACTGGCAGTTATCTGCAAGTGATTAATTCTGAGAGTAACACCGTACAAGGTATTGGCGATCAATCATATGTACAACGGGCATATCGGCCTCTGGACATTCTGGCCATCCAGCAGTCTCCAGACAACTACGACGCGGGGATTGTGGCCCACCGGGATGAACCGAGCGGAATGACCTGGATCGTCTATACGCCCCATGCAGCGGGACTCCCTCTGAAGCATCCTGTATTAGAAAATGTAACGCCGAGACTCATCTGGATTGCAGTGCTAATCCTGATCCTCGCGCTGTCGATCTCCATCTGGCATGGCTACCGCTTCGGGCGGCCCCTGATTCTGTTCGCAGGCTGGTTTGAACGGATGGGCCAAGGACAATATGACGAGGTGCTGACCGCCAAGGACAAGCGCAAGGTCTTCCGCCGCAACGGCACGATGCGAACCCGCAACCGGCTCTACCAGGAAGTCATTCAAGCCTTTTATCAGATGACTCATCAATTGGCTCAGATCGAGCGGGACCGCAAGAGGCTGGAAAAGGAGCAGGCGGAGTGGATGTCAGGAATCTCCCACGATCTGCGCACCCCTCTGGCCACGATTCAAGGCTACGGATATATGCTGGAGAAGCTGCCTGAGCAATGGAGCCAAGAGGAAATGCGGATCATGGGCGCGACTATCCGGGAAAAAGGGGATTACATGCTGGAGCTGATCTCCGACTTCTCGCTGATCCATCAGCTCAAGCAAAGCAATTCCATCATGGTGCGCCGGGAGACAGATCTGGCAGAGTTGGTGCGCTGCTCCGTATTGAAGTATGTCAACGACGCTACGATGTCTGAATATCTGTTCCACTACACCGGGGAAGAGGATTCCCTGCTCATACAGGCAGATGTAACCTGGTTACAGCGGCTGATGGACAATCTGCTGTCCAATGCCGTCAAGCATAATCCCCCAGGCACAACCATTACCGTCACTCTTACCCGAGTCCACGACAAGGCTTGCATACGGGTACTCGATAATGGAAAAGGGATGGACGAGGAAACACTGCATCACCTGTTCAACCGCTACTACCGCGGAACCAACACCGAGGAATCCACCGACGGCTCCGGCCTCGGCATGAGCATCGCCAAGACTATCGTGGAGGCACACGGCGGCGAAATTAAGGTTCAATCGACAACCGGGCAGGGTACGGAATTTGAGATTATTTTGCCGTGCTGA
- a CDS encoding response regulator transcription factor has protein sequence MPNLSDIKIAIIDDEPSIITMLQMVLRREGFQQLYGASTCAEAISLVQRVAPDIVLLDIMFPDGSGLELCSKIREYGNPYILFLTAKATDLDILRGFAMGGDDYITKPFNPLEVAARIQARIRRLEPEALASAAAKVPGAGIYRFGRFTINESEGELTVEGQPIPCPAQVFQLLLHFCRHPGIVFSKTQLYDKVWGINGQGDDSTVMVHIRRIRERIELDPGDPKLLLTVRGLGYKLVKEPDER, from the coding sequence ATGCCAAATCTATCCGATATTAAAATCGCTATCATCGACGACGAACCTTCAATCATCACCATGCTGCAAATGGTGCTTCGCCGTGAAGGTTTTCAACAACTGTACGGGGCTTCCACTTGTGCTGAAGCTATCAGCTTGGTACAACGCGTGGCCCCCGATATCGTCCTGCTCGACATTATGTTTCCCGATGGCAGCGGGCTGGAGCTCTGTTCCAAGATCCGCGAATACGGGAATCCTTATATCCTGTTCCTGACAGCCAAAGCCACTGATCTCGATATTCTACGAGGCTTCGCCATGGGCGGGGATGATTATATCACCAAGCCCTTCAACCCCCTGGAGGTAGCCGCAAGAATTCAGGCGCGCATACGCCGGTTGGAGCCGGAAGCCTTGGCGTCCGCTGCTGCGAAGGTTCCCGGTGCGGGAATTTACCGGTTCGGCCGCTTCACCATTAACGAGTCGGAAGGTGAGCTGACCGTAGAGGGACAGCCTATTCCTTGCCCTGCACAGGTCTTCCAGCTATTACTGCACTTCTGCCGGCATCCCGGAATCGTCTTCTCCAAAACCCAGCTCTACGACAAAGTCTGGGGCATCAACGGCCAGGGCGATGATTCGACCGTAATGGTGCATATCCGCCGAATACGGGAGCGGATCGAACTCGATCCCGGCGACCCGAAGCTGCTGCTTACCGTACGCGGACTCGGCTATAAGCTGGTGAAGGAGCCGGACGAACGATGA
- a CDS encoding CPBP family intramembrane glutamic endopeptidase, giving the protein MPHTRPGWPEILTALSLYMIGVVILGVWMLQIPDEQAILRINIGGAGNGLIGFLALFAAYALRIRNLRAFGFRTTERKWLLVAVVIGIAAFGGCFVIEGIYYHFITEINTQADFQTAAQGGPLSMFILLITGAILTPLSEEFVFRGVIANALNRYGPWAGIVGSAAIFGVVHGFTVILLDAFMVGVLVAYLFRKTGSIWPGVVVHIVYNGLNLLYYSTLSL; this is encoded by the coding sequence ATGCCACACACCCGGCCCGGCTGGCCAGAGATCCTAACTGCACTGTCCCTCTATATGATCGGCGTTGTTATCCTTGGGGTCTGGATGCTTCAAATTCCTGATGAGCAAGCCATCCTACGGATTAATATCGGAGGTGCGGGCAATGGTCTGATTGGCTTCCTGGCTCTGTTCGCAGCCTACGCCCTGCGGATTCGCAATTTACGCGCTTTCGGGTTTCGGACGACGGAGCGGAAATGGCTGCTGGTGGCGGTCGTCATCGGGATTGCTGCGTTCGGGGGATGTTTTGTGATCGAAGGAATCTATTATCACTTTATTACCGAGATCAATACCCAGGCGGATTTCCAGACGGCAGCGCAAGGCGGCCCGCTCTCCATGTTTATTCTGCTTATCACGGGGGCGATCCTAACGCCGCTCAGCGAGGAATTTGTATTCCGCGGCGTCATTGCCAATGCCCTGAACCGTTATGGCCCATGGGCCGGAATCGTAGGCAGCGCTGCAATCTTCGGCGTGGTGCATGGATTCACCGTTATCCTGCTAGACGCATTCATGGTCGGCGTTCTGGTAGCATACCTGTTCCGCAAGACCGGCTCTATCTGGCCGGGAGTTGTGGTGCATATCGTGTATAACGGTCTTAATCTTCTTTATTATTCCACGCTATCCCTATAA
- a CDS encoding ABC transporter ATP-binding protein, with amino-acid sequence MLIARKYTVFDLIGIPLRVIPVQTVAAMGYMLVDALLPAYQTLVMAYFINTATQIVNGQAEYSLIYRPLALIIGYVIVTHLLPSLMQLIELTGRNRLNMRLKREMVLKRARLAYQHIENKETAELIHRVCGDPVGHFMGGFNNLMSGLNLLIGTASLLVIVMSSTFITGIVIVLVAVPLFYIAMKTGKANYVLGMEAQRIRRRSADLAHILTSREDAEERTLFGYSPALRDRYGKLYDQTYAVEKKIQIRSFIHLKSGSIIALLIGIIIVALLLPALHLGELTIGLYISLVTAIFSLVQRMSWQLAETMQEHARMKEYLQDFSAFAGLSEKTDAAALPVELGGFVFQSLEFRQVSFRYPDTERYILNQCSFTLVSGKSYAIVGENGAGKSTLIKLLTGLYDNYEGEIYINNRNLREYSYPELKSIIAVVFQNYARYALTIQDNIRLGNILKLDEERIRHSISKMNLGEMVQGLEAGLDTYVGKIKENSLDLSGGQWQRLAIARLLYSDSAIHIMDEPTAALDPIEESRLYEMFSSIRADRFTIYITHRLGAARISDEILVVSCGRIAEQGSHEQLMEHPDGLYQKMFASQKSWYEAESMVQHG; translated from the coding sequence ATGCTTATTGCAAGAAAATATACGGTATTCGATCTGATCGGGATTCCGCTCCGGGTGATTCCGGTGCAGACGGTGGCAGCGATGGGGTATATGCTGGTGGATGCCCTGCTGCCTGCGTATCAGACGCTGGTGATGGCTTATTTCATTAATACGGCGACCCAGATTGTGAATGGCCAGGCCGAGTATTCGTTAATCTATAGGCCGCTTGCGCTGATTATAGGTTATGTGATTGTCACTCATCTGCTCCCCAGCCTGATGCAGTTAATTGAGCTGACGGGACGCAATCGGCTGAATATGCGGCTGAAGCGGGAGATGGTGCTCAAGCGGGCGCGGCTTGCGTATCAGCATATTGAGAATAAGGAGACCGCAGAGTTAATCCATAGGGTGTGCGGTGATCCGGTGGGTCATTTCATGGGCGGGTTCAACAATCTGATGAGTGGACTGAATCTGCTGATTGGGACCGCTTCGCTGCTTGTGATTGTGATGTCTTCCACGTTCATTACGGGAATTGTGATTGTGCTGGTTGCGGTGCCTTTGTTCTATATTGCCATGAAGACGGGCAAGGCGAATTATGTGCTGGGGATGGAGGCGCAGCGGATACGGAGGAGGAGTGCGGATCTGGCTCATATTCTGACTAGCCGGGAGGATGCGGAGGAACGCACGTTATTCGGATATAGTCCGGCGCTCAGGGATCGGTACGGCAAGCTGTATGATCAGACGTACGCAGTGGAGAAGAAGATACAGATCCGAAGCTTTATTCATTTGAAAAGCGGCTCGATCATCGCCCTACTGATCGGCATCATCATAGTGGCCTTGCTGCTGCCTGCGCTGCACTTGGGCGAGCTAACGATTGGCCTGTACATCTCGCTGGTGACCGCGATCTTCAGTCTTGTGCAGAGGATGTCCTGGCAGTTAGCCGAGACGATGCAGGAGCATGCGCGCATGAAGGAGTATCTGCAGGACTTCTCTGCTTTTGCCGGACTCAGTGAGAAGACGGATGCCGCTGCTCTGCCTGTGGAGTTGGGCGGCTTCGTCTTTCAATCGCTGGAGTTCAGGCAGGTGAGCTTCCGCTACCCGGATACGGAAAGATACATATTGAATCAATGCTCGTTCACCCTGGTTAGCGGGAAGAGCTATGCCATTGTCGGGGAGAACGGGGCCGGTAAGTCCACCCTAATCAAACTGCTTACCGGGTTGTACGATAACTACGAGGGCGAAATCTACATAAATAATAGGAACCTCCGGGAGTATAGTTACCCTGAGCTGAAGAGCATCATCGCTGTGGTGTTTCAGAATTACGCCAGATACGCGCTGACGATCCAGGATAATATCCGGTTGGGGAATATCCTGAAGCTGGATGAAGAGCGAATCCGTCACAGCATAAGCAAGATGAATCTGGGTGAGATGGTTCAGGGGCTGGAAGCCGGTCTCGATACTTATGTCGGCAAAATCAAAGAGAACAGCCTGGACCTCTCCGGCGGGCAGTGGCAACGCTTAGCGATAGCCAGACTATTGTACTCTGACTCTGCCATCCATATCATGGACGAGCCAACAGCTGCCTTGGACCCCATAGAAGAGAGCCGGCTATATGAAATGTTCAGCAGCATCCGCGCAGACCGGTTCACGATCTACATCACCCACAGGCTAGGTGCTGCGAGAATCTCGGATGAGATTCTGGTGGTGAGTTGCGGGCGGATTGCGGAGCAGGGCTCACATGAGCAATTGATGGAACACCCGGATGGCTTATACCAGAAGATGTTCGCCAGCCAGAAGTCGTGGTATGAGGCAGAGAGTATGGTGCAGCATGGATAG
- a CDS encoding ABC transporter ATP-binding protein, which translates to MTYTYIGIALLQAVSWVLQVLFMQKFLDDAAAYATDRIDFKMMLFSLGVLALMYLFYHVMDGFGNCYEEIYGLSVGKHLNLMIFKRVDSLQVSEFEDTKRLDYIHKAVNGSGKLIWIGTTLLDILFYYTTYFVFIGWYLFTLKPVLALSIVVVFVPVMLSQWVMMSAFKNLEAASAPIRREAEYYEQCLTDKSYLAETRLLGATSFFNNLYTSALQRLNAIVLRTQVRKQLVQLILNIVTVMGYGLIVYMLFVSVMRQEISIGAFAAVLASIGSLYRFMNKLITERIAWATENIGSTENFLDFIDEPAERTNNLPRPADSDIELKAVRFRYPLATRNAVEEINLILPSKQTLAIVGENGSGKTTLCRIIMGLYPPTEGEVWYGNVEASQTGYERTSAVFQHYRKYKETLRENVRISQHSKPADDATIVSVCEEAGVLLSGEGVKEGLDTMLGREFGGTDLSGGQWQRVAIARGLFRDSDYMILDEPTAAIDPLEETRLYNDFAALCRDKTAILVSHRLGSVKLADRILVMKDGRIVQDGTHEQLMSMPGEYRTMYEAQRKWYV; encoded by the coding sequence ATGACCTATACATACATCGGCATTGCCTTGCTCCAGGCGGTCTCCTGGGTCTTGCAGGTATTATTTATGCAAAAGTTTCTGGATGATGCCGCTGCCTATGCTACGGACCGGATAGACTTCAAAATGATGCTCTTTTCCTTGGGCGTACTGGCCCTTATGTATCTGTTCTATCACGTCATGGACGGATTCGGGAACTGTTATGAGGAGATTTACGGGCTAAGTGTGGGCAAGCACCTGAACCTGATGATTTTTAAGCGAGTAGATTCTCTGCAGGTCTCTGAATTCGAGGACACGAAGCGGCTGGATTATATCCACAAGGCTGTGAACGGGAGCGGCAAGCTGATCTGGATCGGGACGACCTTACTGGACATTCTGTTCTACTATACGACTTATTTCGTGTTCATCGGGTGGTATCTGTTCACGCTCAAGCCGGTGCTTGCGCTAAGTATTGTCGTCGTATTCGTTCCGGTGATGCTATCCCAGTGGGTGATGATGTCAGCGTTCAAGAATCTGGAGGCGGCTTCGGCCCCGATCCGGCGGGAAGCTGAGTATTATGAGCAGTGCTTGACGGATAAGTCGTATCTGGCAGAGACCCGCTTGCTGGGGGCTACTTCATTTTTCAATAACCTGTATACCTCGGCTCTGCAACGGTTGAACGCTATTGTACTTCGGACGCAGGTACGCAAGCAGCTTGTTCAGCTCATTCTGAATATAGTGACGGTTATGGGCTACGGCCTGATCGTATATATGCTGTTTGTGTCTGTGATGAGGCAGGAGATTTCGATTGGAGCTTTTGCGGCGGTGCTGGCTTCGATTGGCAGTCTATACCGGTTCATGAACAAGCTGATCACCGAGAGAATTGCCTGGGCTACGGAGAATATCGGGTCTACTGAGAATTTTCTGGATTTCATCGACGAACCTGCTGAGAGGACGAACAACCTGCCAAGACCCGCAGACAGTGATATTGAGCTAAAAGCTGTCCGGTTCCGCTATCCGCTGGCGACCCGGAATGCGGTGGAGGAGATCAATCTGATCCTTCCGAGTAAGCAGACGCTGGCGATTGTAGGGGAGAACGGAAGCGGGAAGACCACGCTATGCCGCATCATTATGGGCTTATACCCGCCTACGGAAGGGGAAGTGTGGTACGGGAACGTGGAGGCTTCGCAGACTGGCTATGAGCGAACATCGGCAGTTTTTCAACATTATCGCAAGTATAAGGAGACGTTGCGGGAGAATGTGCGGATCAGCCAACATTCCAAACCAGCAGATGATGCTACAATAGTATCCGTTTGTGAAGAGGCCGGGGTGCTTTTGTCCGGTGAAGGGGTTAAGGAAGGGCTGGATACGATGCTGGGACGCGAGTTCGGCGGCACGGATCTCTCCGGCGGCCAGTGGCAGCGTGTAGCGATTGCCCGCGGATTGTTCCGGGACAGCGACTACATGATCTTGGATGAACCTACAGCGGCCATCGATCCCCTGGAGGAGACACGGCTGTATAACGACTTCGCCGCCTTATGCCGGGACAAAACCGCAATCCTCGTCTCCCACCGGTTAGGCTCCGTGAAGCTCGCGGACCGAATCCTCGTGATGAAGGACGGAAGGATCGTGCAGGACGGCACGCATGAGCAGCTCATGAGCATGCCGGGTGAATACCGGACGATGTATGAGGCGCAGCGGAAGTGGTATGTGTAG
- a CDS encoding LacI family DNA-binding transcriptional regulator, with protein MKPVTVYDIAREANVSVATVSRVLNNTAPVKKETRERITALIDKHQFQPNALARSLIRKETGMIGFILPDITNPFFPEVLASFDRETRKLGYTCFLCDTVSSDEETDLQYARESQYLGILMEKQVDGIVMIGGRLDLSKPDAALVREVEEAAKRVPVLMINGNLPNTKIHRVAVDQRLGAELAAQHLIDLGHRDIAVIGGFLHMSNTQQRLQGFRTAMRNNGLEVRKEWMVQGGFSVNMGFKFAEQVLKLPDRPTAIMCMNDLVAIGALKAADRAGLAVPVELSIVGYDDIPFASFSIPELTTVSLMASEIGGLAADMLHKLIAGKQVSRLHSVIPELRVRQTTAPPRK; from the coding sequence ATGAAACCCGTTACCGTATATGATATCGCCAGGGAAGCCAACGTCTCGGTTGCCACCGTATCCAGAGTGCTTAATAATACCGCCCCGGTCAAAAAAGAAACGAGGGAGCGGATTACTGCGCTGATCGACAAGCACCAGTTCCAGCCCAATGCGCTTGCGCGAAGCCTGATCCGCAAAGAAACCGGGATGATCGGGTTCATCCTGCCGGATATCACCAATCCGTTTTTTCCGGAGGTACTGGCCAGCTTTGACCGGGAGACGAGAAAACTGGGCTACACCTGTTTTTTGTGCGATACCGTCTCTTCGGACGAGGAGACCGACCTCCAGTATGCGCGGGAATCACAGTATCTGGGGATATTGATGGAGAAGCAGGTCGATGGCATCGTGATGATTGGCGGCAGACTGGATCTGTCCAAGCCGGATGCGGCGCTGGTGCGTGAGGTAGAGGAAGCGGCCAAACGTGTTCCGGTGCTGATGATTAACGGGAATCTGCCCAACACGAAGATTCACCGGGTGGCGGTCGACCAGAGGCTGGGAGCGGAGCTGGCTGCACAGCATTTAATCGATCTTGGACACCGGGATATCGCCGTCATTGGCGGTTTCTTGCATATGTCCAATACGCAGCAGCGGCTTCAGGGATTCCGGACGGCCATGCGGAACAACGGTCTGGAGGTTCGTAAGGAATGGATGGTCCAAGGGGGATTCTCTGTCAACATGGGCTTTAAGTTTGCAGAGCAGGTGCTGAAGTTGCCGGACCGGCCGACAGCGATCATGTGCATGAACGACCTGGTGGCCATCGGCGCACTGAAAGCGGCTGACCGGGCAGGCCTCGCTGTGCCGGTGGAATTGTCCATCGTGGGTTACGACGATATTCCTTTTGCGTCCTTCAGCATTCCTGAGCTGACCACGGTTTCGCTGATGGCCAGCGAGATCGGCGGTCTGGCGGCAGACATGCTGCATAAGCTGATCGCCGGCAAACAGGTGTCCCGTTTACATTCGGTTATTCCCGAGCTAAGGGTACGCCAGACGACAGCACCTCCCCGGAAATAA
- a CDS encoding ABC transporter permease, which yields MSTASPAQLTEKRYTTPKRGRWKRFKNNKTLLLMCFPAVAFFLIFSYMPMPGLYLAFIKYNYSDGIFGSAFAGLENFRFLVMTGDLWRLTFNTIAYNIAFILLGNMLQITVAVLLNEMRSKWFKKVSQTMMFLPYFVSAVLIGLIAYNILSYDYGILNSVLHSLGLDPVKAYSSPGAWPFIIVITYLWQSTGYGSIVYFAAIMGLDSEIVEASEIDGANAFQRIRYIVLPWLKPTFIILLLFSLGGILKGNFGLFFNLVGANNTALYASTDIIETYVFRSLMTNFNFSMGSAVSLYQSLFGFIVVLTANWLVKKVSPDNSLF from the coding sequence ATGTCCACTGCTTCACCTGCCCAATTGACAGAGAAGAGGTATACCACACCCAAGCGCGGCCGCTGGAAACGTTTTAAGAACAACAAGACATTGCTGCTGATGTGCTTTCCGGCTGTAGCGTTTTTTCTTATCTTTTCCTATATGCCTATGCCTGGGCTGTATCTGGCGTTCATCAAGTACAACTATTCTGACGGCATCTTCGGAAGCGCCTTTGCCGGGCTGGAGAATTTCCGGTTCCTTGTCATGACGGGTGATCTGTGGCGCCTGACGTTCAATACCATCGCTTATAACATCGCGTTTATCCTCCTTGGCAACATGCTTCAGATTACGGTCGCTGTGCTGCTGAACGAGATGCGGTCCAAATGGTTTAAGAAAGTATCCCAGACCATGATGTTCCTGCCGTATTTCGTATCCGCCGTTCTGATCGGCCTCATCGCCTACAACATTCTGAGTTATGATTATGGCATTTTGAACTCGGTCCTGCACTCCTTGGGACTTGATCCGGTGAAGGCTTACTCTAGTCCGGGGGCGTGGCCTTTTATCATTGTTATCACGTATTTATGGCAAAGCACCGGATATGGCTCCATTGTTTATTTTGCCGCTATTATGGGGCTGGACAGTGAGATTGTGGAGGCTTCGGAGATCGATGGAGCCAATGCTTTTCAGCGTATCCGATATATCGTACTGCCTTGGCTCAAACCGACCTTCATCATTCTGCTGCTGTTCTCGCTTGGCGGAATTCTTAAGGGGAACTTCGGATTATTCTTCAATCTGGTGGGTGCTAACAACACAGCATTATACGCCTCTACGGATATTATCGAGACCTATGTGTTCCGCTCGCTGATGACCAACTTCAACTTCTCGATGGGCAGTGCGGTCAGTCTGTATCAATCCTTGTTCGGATTCATCGTTGTGCTAACTGCTAACTGGCTGGTCAAAAAGGTATCGCCTGACAATTCACTTTTTTAG